In Candidatus Sodalis pierantonius str. SOPE, one DNA window encodes the following:
- a CDS encoding class I SAM-dependent methyltransferase: protein MAGKKERNVWQFGDFQTPLGLACAVCAVLTRRGISPGAVVEPTCGQGAFLEAAVAHFPAARHVLGLEINAAYVKEARMRLGRAARVDQGDFFTLDWDAVLSGDPGPWLVLGNPSWVTNAELGLLQSVNLPSKSNFQGHKGLDALTGKANFDISEWMLLKQLEWLRGRSGWIAMLVKTSVARKLLRQAWRRGDPVGRAAIYKIDAMQHFGAAVEACLFVLPVAVGDDSQDCDVFASLEASAPESTIGFHDQFLVSNVDSYLRHRDLIATNMHYVWRSGVKHDCSKVMELSKGVDGLLTNGLGECVDLETGIVFPLLKSSDVAKGRSRADRVMIVTQKEIGEDTATLAGTVPKTWRYLMDHGDRLDARGSVIYRGKPRFSVFGVGAYTFAPWKVAISGFYKSFNFMKVGPINGKPVMLDDTLYFLPCQHESEADFIMTLVRSQPFTELLGAMVFNDEKRPITAELLKRVSLERVAGKLGMSKAYDAITRQHPPAPPRRRITAAQP from the coding sequence ATGGCCGGCAAAAAAGAACGGAACGTCTGGCAATTCGGGGATTTTCAAACCCCGCTGGGTCTGGCGTGCGCTGTGTGTGCCGTCCTGACTCGACGCGGCATTTCCCCCGGCGCCGTGGTGGAGCCCACCTGCGGCCAAGGCGCTTTCCTTGAGGCCGCCGTTGCGCATTTCCCTGCGGCGCGGCATGTGCTGGGCCTTGAAATCAATGCGGCATACGTGAAGGAAGCCCGGATGCGTCTTGGACGCGCCGCCCGGGTGGACCAGGGCGATTTCTTTACCCTCGACTGGGACGCGGTGCTGTCTGGCGATCCGGGGCCATGGTTAGTATTGGGTAACCCCTCTTGGGTCACCAATGCCGAACTGGGGCTGCTACAGAGCGTCAATCTGCCCTCGAAAAGTAATTTCCAAGGGCATAAGGGACTGGACGCACTGACCGGCAAAGCCAACTTCGATATTTCCGAATGGATGCTGCTCAAGCAGTTGGAATGGCTTCGGGGACGCTCAGGCTGGATAGCTATGCTCGTCAAGACCTCGGTGGCGCGAAAATTGCTGCGGCAAGCGTGGCGGCGAGGCGACCCGGTCGGTCGAGCCGCCATCTATAAGATCGATGCCATGCAGCATTTTGGCGCCGCCGTCGAAGCCTGCCTTTTTGTCCTGCCGGTCGCCGTTGGGGATGACTCGCAAGACTGTGATGTCTTTGCCAGCCTTGAAGCCTCGGCGCCGGAGTCCACCATCGGTTTTCACGATCAGTTTCTGGTCTCCAATGTCGACTCGTACCTCCGCCATCGCGATCTGATTGCCACCAACATGCATTACGTCTGGCGCTCCGGCGTGAAGCACGACTGTTCAAAGGTCATGGAGCTGTCCAAGGGGGTTGACGGTCTGCTGACCAATGGCCTGGGAGAGTGCGTGGATCTTGAAACCGGCATCGTCTTTCCGCTGCTCAAAAGCTCCGATGTGGCGAAAGGCAGGAGCCGTGCGGACCGCGTCATGATCGTCACCCAGAAAGAGATCGGCGAGGATACCGCTACGCTCGCCGGCACGGTGCCGAAGACCTGGCGATACCTGATGGATCATGGGGATAGACTCGATGCCCGGGGCAGCGTTATCTATCGGGGAAAGCCGCGTTTCTCGGTATTTGGCGTCGGCGCCTATACCTTCGCGCCCTGGAAAGTCGCCATCTCAGGCTTCTACAAGTCGTTTAATTTCATGAAGGTGGGGCCTATTAATGGCAAGCCCGTGATGCTGGACGACACCCTTTATTTCCTGCCTTGTCAGCATGAATCGGAGGCGGATTTCATCATGACATTGGTGCGATCACAGCCGTTCACCGAGCTTCTCGGCGCGATGGTGTTTAACGACGAGAAGCGCCCCATCACCGCCGAACTGTTAAAGCGCGTTTCCCTTGAGCGCGTGGCGGGCAAATTGGGCATGAGCAAAGCATACGACGCCATCACCCGGCAGCATCCACCGGCGCCGCCTCGCCGTAGGATCACCGCGGCACAGCCTTAA
- the ridA gene encoding 2-iminobutanoate/2-iminopropanoate deaminase, with protein sequence MTRIINTENAPAAIGPYVQAVDLGSMILTSGQIPVCPKSGQVAEAVADQARQSLENVKAIVEAAGLQVVDIVKTTVFVKDLNDFATINATYEAFFTEHNAPFPARSCVEVARLPKDVKIEIEAIAVRR encoded by the coding sequence ATGACCCGCATAATCAATACGGAAAACGCGCCCGCAGCCATTGGTCCTTATGTGCAGGCGGTCGATCTCGGCAGTATGATCCTTACCTCCGGCCAGATCCCGGTGTGCCCGAAGAGCGGCCAGGTAGCGGAAGCGGTTGCCGATCAGGCGCGCCAGTCGCTGGAGAATGTCAAAGCTATCGTCGAGGCGGCAGGTTTACAGGTCGTGGACATCGTAAAAACAACGGTGTTTGTCAAAGATCTTAACGATTTCGCGACGATTAACGCCACCTATGAAGCCTTTTTCACCGAACATAACGCGCCGTTTCCGGCCCGCTCATGCGTGGAAGTCGCACGGTTGCCGAAAGACGTGAAAATCGAGATTGAAGCTATCGCCGTACGCCGCTAG
- the pyrI gene encoding aspartate carbamoyltransferase regulatory subunit — protein MTQDNKLQVEAIRRGTVIDHIPAQVGMKLLSLFKLPATDERITIGLNLPSNQQGKKDLIKLENVFLTEEQANQLAIYAPHATVNRIDNYDVVRKQTLQLPERIDGVLTCPNSNCISRSEPVASGFRVKVRGQQVHLQCKYCEKEFEHQAVIQSA, from the coding sequence ATGACGCAAGATAATAAACTACAAGTCGAAGCGATACGCCGCGGCACGGTCATCGACCATATCCCGGCGCAGGTGGGCATGAAATTGCTGAGCCTGTTTAAGCTGCCCGCCACCGATGAACGCATTACCATTGGTCTTAATTTGCCGTCCAACCAGCAGGGTAAAAAGGATCTTATCAAGCTGGAGAATGTCTTTTTGACTGAAGAACAAGCCAACCAGCTGGCCATCTATGCGCCGCACGCCACGGTTAACCGTATTGATAATTACGATGTGGTGCGTAAACAGACGCTGCAATTGCCGGAGCGTATAGATGGTGTGCTCACCTGCCCCAACAGTAACTGTATTAGCCGCAGCGAGCCGGTGGCCTCCGGTTTTCGCGTCAAGGTCCGCGGTCAGCAGGTGCACTTACAGTGCAAATATTGCGAGAAGGAATTTGAACACCAAGCGGTGATTCAAAGCGCCTGA
- the pyrB gene encoding aspartate carbamoyltransferase yields the protein MVNPLYQKHLISINDLSRGELEMVLTTAAALKARPQPELLKHKVIASCFFEASTRTRLSFETAIHRLGASVVGFPDADNTSLGKKGETLADAISVISTYVDAIVMRHPQEGAARLATEFSGQVPILNAGDGANQHPTQTLLDLFTIQETQGRLDHLSIAMVGDLKYGRTVHSLTQALAKFDGNRFYFIAPQALAMPAHILHMLEEKGIAYSLHTSIEEVVPALYILYMTRVQKERLDPSEYANVKAPFVLHAGDLQQARANLKVLHSLPRVDEIAIDVDRTPYAYYFQQAGNGIFARPARRPAFSPSEGDAVRRAIADRHPDTIRLA from the coding sequence ATGGTGAATCCCCTTTATCAAAAGCATCTCATTTCCATTAACGACCTGAGCCGCGGGGAGTTGGAAATGGTGTTAACCACCGCCGCCGCGCTTAAGGCCCGGCCGCAGCCGGAATTACTGAAACACAAAGTCATTGCCAGCTGTTTTTTCGAGGCTTCGACCCGAACCCGCCTGTCGTTTGAAACCGCTATTCACCGGCTGGGCGCTTCGGTCGTCGGTTTCCCCGATGCCGACAATACCTCGCTCGGTAAAAAAGGCGAGACGCTGGCCGACGCCATCTCGGTCATCAGCACGTATGTCGACGCCATCGTGATGCGCCATCCGCAGGAAGGGGCGGCCCGGCTCGCCACCGAATTCTCCGGACAGGTGCCGATTTTGAACGCCGGCGACGGCGCCAATCAGCATCCGACCCAGACCCTTTTGGATCTGTTCACCATTCAAGAAACCCAGGGTCGTCTGGATCATCTCAGCATCGCTATGGTAGGCGATCTAAAATACGGCCGTACCGTGCATTCACTGACTCAAGCGCTGGCCAAATTCGACGGCAACCGCTTCTATTTTATCGCGCCGCAGGCGTTGGCGATGCCGGCCCACATCCTGCACATGCTGGAGGAAAAGGGAATCGCTTACAGTCTCCACACCAGCATTGAAGAAGTGGTGCCGGCGCTGTATATCCTCTATATGACCCGGGTGCAGAAAGAGCGGCTGGATCCCTCGGAATATGCCAACGTGAAAGCACCGTTCGTGCTGCATGCCGGCGATTTACAACAGGCGCGCGCTAACCTGAAGGTTTTGCATTCGCTGCCGCGAGTGGATGAAATCGCCATTGACGTGGACCGCACGCCGTATGCGTATTATTTCCAGCAGGCCGGTAACGGAATTTTTGCCCGTCCCGCGCGGCGGCCGGCGTTCTCGCCCTCGGAGGGTGATGCTGTCCGGCGCGCGATTGCCGATAGACACCCGGACACCATCCGGCTAGCATAA
- a CDS encoding YhcH/YjgK/YiaL family protein translates to MITGNVNHLEFIPYLPAKLRAAIDYVKRHINDETPLGKHDIEGNEVFVIVSNDVTEPRQARRAEYHAKYLDIQILLRGTEAQCYSTLPAGKPDTDRLEEKDIAFLPSGQHEKQVVLQAGDFVVYFPGEVHTPLCAVGKPANIRKAVIKIDAARAI, encoded by the coding sequence ATGATCACCGGTAACGTCAATCATCTTGAATTCATTCCGTATCTGCCCGCCAAATTGCGCGCCGCCATCGATTACGTCAAACGCCACATTAATGATGAGACGCCCTTGGGCAAGCATGATATCGAGGGCAATGAAGTGTTTGTTATCGTTTCCAATGATGTGACGGAACCGCGCCAGGCGCGCCGTGCCGAATATCATGCCAAATATCTTGATATCCAGATTTTGCTGCGTGGTACCGAAGCGCAATGCTACAGCACGCTGCCGGCGGGTAAACCGGATACCGACCGGCTGGAAGAAAAAGATATCGCCTTTCTGCCGTCGGGCCAGCATGAAAAACAGGTAGTGCTGCAGGCGGGGGATTTCGTGGTGTATTTCCCCGGTGAAGTGCATACGCCGCTGTGCGCGGTGGGCAAGCCGGCGAATATTCGCAAGGCGGTGATAAAAATCGACGCGGCGCGGGCGATTTAA